From one Bombyx mori chromosome 5, ASM3026992v2 genomic stretch:
- the LOC101740465 gene encoding protein rolling stone isoform X1 encodes MYLNLDDYGKSITHSDLWVTSHDKLSDFYASSWQPGEAPVPLLVMRLILASAALGILVWSVTVSPTPTWLVFLTNWGLVLVAMTTLNGLVLSCIALCRKNMDGDGLPWFVSTYWFLFNVSVTIAIMITALYWILIYDPEPEDPESHDLWLDIGTHAVNSLIMLAELLATRTPIRFLHLYQPLGMGLCYAAFSAIYYVAGGTVNGFPYIYEVLDWRQAKRAGAIVGGAAAGVIIIYAFLWGLALCRDKISTSLIRTTSHDLAPVPPDRHMA; translated from the exons ATGTACTTAAACTTAGATGATTATGG GAAAAGTATCACGCACTCGGACTTGTGGGTGACTTCGCATGATAAACTGAGTGATTTCTACGCGTCGTCATGGCAACCTGGAGAAGCACCAGTCCCTCTGTTGGTCATGAGGTTGATACTAGCAAGTGCGGCTCTGGGGATCCTGGTGTGGTCGGTGACCGTATCCCCGACGCCCACATGGCTGGTATTCCTCACTAACTGGGGCCTTGTATTAGTGGCGATGACCACACTGAATGGCCTAGTTTTGTCATGTATCGCTCTATGCAGAAAGAACATGG ATGGGGATGGACTACCGTGGTTCGTGAGCACGTATTGGTTCCTATTCAACGTGTCTGTGACCATCGCCATCATGATCACTGCACTCTACTGGATACTTATTTATGATCCAG AACCTGAGGACCCGGAGTCACATGATTTGTGGCTGGATATCGGAACACATGCAGTAAACTCCTTGATTATGTTAGCTGAGCTATTGGCGACGAGGACGCCGATACGATTCCTGCATCTATACCAGCCCTTAGGAATGGGCTTGTGTTACGCGGCCTTCTCGGCCATATACTATGTTGCTGGAGGCACTGT aaACGGCTTCCCATATATCTACGAAGTTTTAGATTGGCGACAAGCGAAGCGAGCAGGCGCCATCGTAGGTGGAGCTGCAGCCGGTGTGATCATCATCTACGCGTTTCTGTGGGGGCTCGCTCTCTGTCGGGACAAGATCTCTACCTCACTCATACGCACCACAAGCCACGATTTAGCTCCCGTACCGCCCGATCGACATATGGCATAA
- the LOC101746117 gene encoding protein rolling stone, translating into MLALVIPIQKLLTLIFTIVGCEIFYFLYKSVKVTQTIVKMSAFMKYIKQETHVGMLGLEHAKPSDFYLSAWQTTRSPVPLLIWRTLLFLTSLSTVISSMTFYVMNDKFGYWFIYLTHWGLTINTLATGFATAVSARCYFYGPISAEFKLPWYVKVSWVLYNIAVPLAFLITIFYWSLLFEAGIEEELNHALDVAIHGINSLVMFMLMSSSLHPSRLLHIYQPLTFSVVYVTFGIIYYFAGGVEQEGNPWIYPVVNWANPGPTVGVVALTGLLLVILHSVTVAFSVGRDKLSKKFLNATSPNVPEEVPLRQPTLTPTATVQLNDS; encoded by the exons atgttGGCACTAGTTATTCCTATTCAAAAACTACTAACGCTAATATTTACGATTGTGGgttgtgaaatattttattttttatataaaag TGTAAAAGTTACTCAAACAATTGTCAAGATGAGCGCGTTCATGAAGTATATAAAACAAGAAACGCACGTTGGGATGCTTGGTTTGGAACACGCGAAACCATCTGACTTTTACCTAAGCGCTTGGCAGACAACGCGGTCGCCCGTGCCACTTTTAATTTGGCGGACTTTACTCTTCCTCACTTCGCTTAGCACAGTGATATCTTCGATGACTTTTTATGTAATGAACGACAAATTCGGTTACTGGTTCATTTATCTCACACATTGGGGCCTCACGATCAACACTCTGGCGACGGGTTTTGCAACTGCTGTTTCTGCACGTTGCTACTTCTACGGACCAATTA gCGCTGAATTCAAACTACCGTGGTATGTCAAGGTTTCCTGGGTACTCTACAACATTGCCGTACCACTCGCATTCCTGATCACAATTTTCTATTGGTCTTTACTTTTTGAgg CTGGAATTGAAGAAGAGTTAAACCACGCCTTGGATGTGGCCATCCACGGTATCAACTCCTTGGTAATGTTCATGTTGATGTCGAGCTCTTTGCACCCAAGTCGCTTACTACACATTTATCAACCCTTAACCTTCTCCGTGGTTTATGTCACCTTCGGGATTATATACTACTTCGCTGGTGGGGTTGAACA AGAAGGAAACCCTTGGATTTATCCGGTAGTGAATTGGGCCAACCCTGGACCCACTGTCGGGGTTGTGGCTTTGACTGGACTACTTCTGGTCATATTGCACTCAGTAACAGTGGCGTTTTCCGTTGGCCGAGACAAACTCTCTAAAAAGTTCCTTAATGCCACATCACCAAACGTACCTGAGGAGGTGCCTCTGCGGCAGCCTACACTAACTCCAACAGCAACAGTACAACTAAATGACAGCTGA
- the LOC101740465 gene encoding protein rolling stone isoform X2 translates to MRLILASAALGILVWSVTVSPTPTWLVFLTNWGLVLVAMTTLNGLVLSCIALCRKNMDGDGLPWFVSTYWFLFNVSVTIAIMITALYWILIYDPEPEDPESHDLWLDIGTHAVNSLIMLAELLATRTPIRFLHLYQPLGMGLCYAAFSAIYYVAGGTVNGFPYIYEVLDWRQAKRAGAIVGGAAAGVIIIYAFLWGLALCRDKISTSLIRTTSHDLAPVPPDRHMA, encoded by the exons ATGAGGTTGATACTAGCAAGTGCGGCTCTGGGGATCCTGGTGTGGTCGGTGACCGTATCCCCGACGCCCACATGGCTGGTATTCCTCACTAACTGGGGCCTTGTATTAGTGGCGATGACCACACTGAATGGCCTAGTTTTGTCATGTATCGCTCTATGCAGAAAGAACATGG ATGGGGATGGACTACCGTGGTTCGTGAGCACGTATTGGTTCCTATTCAACGTGTCTGTGACCATCGCCATCATGATCACTGCACTCTACTGGATACTTATTTATGATCCAG AACCTGAGGACCCGGAGTCACATGATTTGTGGCTGGATATCGGAACACATGCAGTAAACTCCTTGATTATGTTAGCTGAGCTATTGGCGACGAGGACGCCGATACGATTCCTGCATCTATACCAGCCCTTAGGAATGGGCTTGTGTTACGCGGCCTTCTCGGCCATATACTATGTTGCTGGAGGCACTGT aaACGGCTTCCCATATATCTACGAAGTTTTAGATTGGCGACAAGCGAAGCGAGCAGGCGCCATCGTAGGTGGAGCTGCAGCCGGTGTGATCATCATCTACGCGTTTCTGTGGGGGCTCGCTCTCTGTCGGGACAAGATCTCTACCTCACTCATACGCACCACAAGCCACGATTTAGCTCCCGTACCGCCCGATCGACATATGGCATAA